One window from the genome of Amaranthus tricolor cultivar Red isolate AtriRed21 chromosome 9, ASM2621246v1, whole genome shotgun sequence encodes:
- the LOC130824190 gene encoding cytochrome P450 CYP82D47-like yields the protein MEFIFHIPNQLSAATTTVLALLLFLCCLLQWKKCNGKGKPPMPSGSWPVIGHLHLLGELPHIALGKLADKYGPIFMIKLGVRQALVVSTAEMAKECLGGINDKVFLNRPQTIFVERMGYNSANFGFSQYGQYWREIRKLATIELLSNHQTEMFKSVRISEIRSAMKIISARGSEFIDMKQWFKDISMNTIVRLISGKPLKEFYQGEQYDQCANTFRDLVELAGAFIPADSLPFLRWLDIGGYERKMKKVAEKIDHIAEEWLAEHKKRKVCKETRTRYDFMEVMLGIYETEQKNPSNFDADTVIKATCMALILAGADTTAVTLTWALSLLLNNKDVLKKTQAELDAMVGKERQVEESDLKNLVYLQAVLKETLRLYPAAPLSVPREAIADCTVSGYHIPAGTELFVNLYKIHRDPKVWQDPSEFRPERFLITSKDYDERGQTFEFMPFGSGRRICPGISLAHRVMQFTLANLLHGFEVSTPSGELVDMSEGFGLTNLKITPLEVILTHRLPQNIYNNSTMAFN from the exons ATGGAGTTTATATTTCACATACCCAATCAGCTCTCTGCTGCAACTACAACTGTGCTCGCCTTGTTATTATTTCTTTGCTGCCTGCTACAATGGAAGAAGTGTAATGGTAAAGGAAAACCTCCCATGCCATCAGGTTCATGGCCTGTTATTGGCCATCTTCATCTACTAGGAGAGCTTCCTCACATAGCCTTAGGTAAATTAGCGGATAAATATGGTCCAATCTTCATGATTAAGCTTGGTGTCCGCCAAGCCTTAGTTGTAAGCACGGCAGAGATGGCAAAAGAGTGCTTAGGAGGCATCAACGACAAGGTATTCTTAAACAGGCCCCAGACAATTTTTGTAGAGAGAATGGGTTACAACTCTGCCAACTTTGGATTCAGCCAATATGGCCAATACTGGCGTGAGATTCGGAAACTAGCCACCATTGAACTCCTGTCCAATCATCAGACAGAAATGTTCAAAAGTGTTAGAATCTCAGAAATAAGATCAGCAATGAAGATAATTTCGGCTCGTGGCTCTGAATTTATAGACATGAAACAATGGTTTAAGGATATAAGCATGAATACTATAGTAAGGTTAATATCTGGAAAGCCATTAAAGGAATTCTACCAAGGTGAGCAATATGATCAGTGTGCAAACACATTCAGGGATTTAGTTGAATTAGCAGGAGCTTTCATCCCTGCCGATTCGCTTCCTTTTTTAAGGTGGTTAGATATTGGAGGATACGAGAGAAAGATGAAGAAGGTTGCTGAAAAGATCGATCATATAGCCGAAGAGTGGTTGGCTGAACACAAAAAGAGAAAAGTATGCAAAGAGACTCGAACAAGGTATGATTTTATGGAAGTAATGCTTGGTATATATGAGACAGAACAGAAAAATCCTTCAAATTTTGATGCAGATACAGTCATCAAAGCTACATGTATG GCATTGATTTTAGCGGGAGCAGACACCACAGCAGTAACCCTAACATGGGCACTATCATTGCTACTAAACAACAAAGATGTGTTGAAGAAGACTCAAGCTGAACTAGATGCTATGGTCGGTAAAGAACGACAGGTGGAGGAATCAGATCTCAAGAATTTAGTCTACTTGCAAGCAGTTCTTAAAGAGACTTTAAGACTCTACCCTGCAGCGCCTCTATCAGTCCCCCGAGAAGCCATTGCAGACTGCACTGTGAGTGGTTACCATATCCCAGCTGGCACTGAACTCTTTGTTAATCTTTACAAAATTCACAGAGATCCAAAAGTGTGGCAAGATCCTTCTGAGTTCCGTCCAGAAAGGTTTCTTATAACTAGTAAAGATTACGATGAGAGAGGGCAAACTTTTGAATTTATGCCTTTTGGAAGTGGTAGGAGGATTTGTCCTGGTATATCGCTTGCACATCGGGTCATGCAGTTTACACTAGCTAATTTACTCCATGGATTTGAGGTCTCAACTCCATCAGGTGAACTTGTAGACATGAGTGAGGGTTTTGGACTAACCAATCTGAAAATCACACCACTTGAAGTCATCCTTACACATCGCCTTCCTCAAAACATTTACAATAATTCGACCATGGCTTTCAATTGA
- the LOC130823440 gene encoding uncharacterized protein LOC130823440, which yields MSWSGDLVDTQTLSVGGVDLYLRLEHSELAESKKKVIVKAVTISLAGVIFFLTIYCLLWRKAKERGKKQLKKKTLKDIFGGNISPDKLEELPLFDIKRLQIATNYFHESNQLGQGGFGSVYKGTLEDGQDIAVKRLSRASGQGTEEFVNEVNVISKLQHRNLVKLMGCCVEGEEKMLVYEYMPNKSLDAILFDEQKQENLPWENRFNIIDGICRGLLYLHRDSRLRIIHRDLKTSNILLDENLNPKISDFGMARIFVGNVDQADTRRVVGTYGYMPPEYAMEGKFSEKTDVFSFGVILLEIISGIKSNHFWHPDESLTLLGYAWKLWKEGNIDPLIDKMINEPRFKDQILTCVKVGLLCVQELAKDRPNISAVIPMLTNHAENLPDPRKPAFITRQDDYSEINSSLKSYEASSINDVSITIISSGRSNFQLSAATTTVLALLLFLCCLLQWKKCNGKGKPPMPSGSWPVIGHLHLLGELPHIALGKLADKYGPIFMIKLGVRQALVVSTAEMAKECLGGINDKVFLNRPQTIFVERMGYNSANFGFSQYGQYWREIRKLATIELLSNHQTEMFKSVRISEIRSAMKIISARGSEFIDMKQWFKDISMNTIVRLISGKPLKEFYQGEQYDQCANTFRDLVELAGAFIPADSLPFLRWLDIGGYERKMKKVAEKIDHIAEEWLAEHKKRKVCKETRTRYDFMEVMLGIYETEQKNPSNFDADTVIKATCMALILAGADTTAVTLTWALSLLLNNKDVLKKTQAELDAMVGKERQVEESDLKNLVYLQAVLKETLRLYPAAPLSVPREAIADCTVSGYHIPAGTELFVNLYKIHRDPKVWQDPSEFRPERFLITSKDYDERGQTFEFMPFGSGRRICPGISLAHRVMQFTLANLLHGFEVSTPSGTIRKIFTQYFPSRVIVAFLKGKRDNSVYTDGLSMLNCNPCSQTVFCYANSVSPAAITPEKVPAEFDILVVLPDVLASFLFIAMENDECGELRKLYRGRGIRAHQKLAYNYAQLVKAVNAAFESLQPNALKFVWITLQACKVEVIKNLGGIDYHIPHMNKTKLARERRLPHYLGVRREIIYEALCYLDKKVDQTANPLRDEYNDSIVSSNSIFKLGFFSPPNTTNRYVGIWYNKLPALDVIWVANRMHPLKDSSGVVQFSGDGNLQLLDGLNETVWSSVVTSLQGNTRNASMVARLLDSGNLVLLQGSGPPLWQSSEHPTDRIVPSLPLTTIGSKDMRKLLISWKNLSNPAYGRYTLGFDSYTLPELILLDGDVPRWRSGPWNGNLCIGIPYNNSDNPDSGFSLQTDRKSAISVTYTYSHSTLLSNYELRYDGMLFRKIWFDDQQKWVTQWKVPETECDLFGKCGVFGICNPSNPVICECQKGFRPKNEEAWKKGNWSSGCVRSKPLQCGVRGGIPDKFYRSSNVKNPAKAHWSLGLDQDQCRDQCRKNCSCIAYAFDSGAGCMSWYEDLVDTLTLSVGGVELYIRLQHSELDKSRKKIIVKAITISLAGAVVLLTICYLCWKIAKERGKKLLKKKTLKDIFGGDITPEKFEELPLFEIERLQIATNFFHESNQLGRGGFGSVYKGKLENGQDIAVKRLSQASNQGTEEFVNEVNVISKLQHRNLVKLMGCCVEDEEKMLVYEYMPNKSLDAILFDEQKREILPWANRFNIIDGICRGLLYLHRDSRLRIIHRDLKTSNILLDENLNPKISDFGMARILVGNEYHADTRRVVGTYGYMPPEYAMAGKFSEKTDVFSFGVLMLEIISGIRNSEFWHPEESLTLLGYAWKVLKEGNIDLLIDKTINEPGFKDQILTCVKVGLLCVQESAKDRPSISAVIPMLTDHAENLPDPRKPAFITKQEICSEISASHMSFEASSINDVSITIITSGW from the exons ATGTCATGGTCTGGGGATTTGGTGGACACCCAAACTCTATCAGTTGGAGGGGTAGATCTTTATCTTCGACTAGAGCATTCTGAGCTAG CTGAAAGCAAGAAAAAAGTAATAGTTAAGGCAGTAACGATAAGTTTAGCAGGAGTCATATTTTTTTTGACCATATATTGTCTTTTGTGGAGGAAAGCTAAAGAAAGAG GAAAAAAACAACTCAAGAAGAAGACATTAAAAGACATATTTGGAGGCAATATTAGTCCAGATAAGTTAGAAGAGCTTCCTCTATTTGATATCAAAAGACTGCAGATTGCAACTAACTATTTCCATGAGAGCAATCAGCTTGGACAAGGTGGTTTTGGTTCAGTCTACAAG GGAACATTAGAAGATGGACAAGACATTGCTGTTAAGAGGCTATCACGAGCTTCAGGCCAGGGAACTGAAGAGTTCGTGAATGAGGTGAACGTTATATCTAAACTTCAACATAGAAACCTAGTAAAACTTATGGGTTGTTGTGTGGAAGGTGAAGAGAAAATGTTGGTCTATGAATACATGCCTAACAAGAGTTTGGATGCGATTCTGTTTG ATGAACAAAAGCAAGAAAATCTCCCTTGGGAAAACCGATTCAACATTATCGATGGTATATGTCGAGGCCTTCTCTACCTCCATAGAGACTCTAGGTTGAGAATAATTCACAGAGATCTCAAAACAAGCAACATCCTACTCGATGAAAATCTAAATCCAAAAATTTCAGACTTTGGCATGGCAAGAATTTTTGTAGGAAATGTAGATCAAGCTGACACAAGAAGGGTAGTCGGAACCTA TGGATATATGCCTCCTGAGTACGCGATGGAAGGGAAGTTTTCCGAAAAAACTGATGTGTTCAGCTTTGGAGTGATACTGTTAGAGATCATCAGTGGCATTAAAAGCAATCATTTCTGGCATCCTGATGAGTCCTTGACACTCCTCGGATAT GCTTGGAAACTTTGGAAAGAAGGAAATATTGATCCGTTAATCgacaaaatgataaatgaacctCGCTTCAAAGACCAAATACTGACTTGTGTTAAAGTAGGACTTCTGTGTGTTCAGGAATTGGCAAAAGACAGGCCTAACATCTCTGCTGTCATCCCCATGCTCACAAATCATGCAGAAAATCTTCCAGATCCTAGAAAGCCCGCTTTTATAACAAGGCAGGATGATTATTCTGAGATTAACTCCTCTCTTAAGAGCTATGAGGCTTCGTCCATTAATGATGtttctattactattattagcaGTGGGCG CTCAAACTTCCAA CTCTCTGCTGCAACTACAACTGTGCTCGCCTTGTTATTATTTCTTTGCTGCCTGCTACAATGGAAGAAGTGTAATGGTAAAGGAAAACCTCCCATGCCATCAGGTTCATGGCCTGTTATTGGCCATCTTCATCTACTAGGAGAGCTTCCTCACATAGCCTTAGGTAAATTAGCGGATAAATATGGTCCAATCTTCATGATTAAGCTTGGTGTCCGCCAAGCCTTAGTTGTAAGCACGGCAGAGATGGCAAAAGAGTGCTTAGGAGGCATCAACGACAAGGTATTCTTAAACAGGCCCCAGACAATTTTTGTAGAGAGAATGGGTTACAACTCTGCCAACTTTGGATTCAGCCAATATGGCCAATACTGGCGTGAGATTCGGAAACTAGCCACCATTGAACTCCTGTCCAATCATCAGACAGAAATGTTCAAAAGTGTTAGAATCTCAGAAATAAGATCAGCAATGAAGATAATTTCGGCTCGTGGCTCTGAATTTATAGACATGAAACAATGGTTTAAGGATATAAGCATGAATACTATAGTAAGGTTAATATCTGGAAAGCCATTAAAGGAATTCTACCAAGGTGAGCAATATGATCAGTGTGCAAACACATTCAGGGATTTAGTTGAATTAGCAGGAGCTTTCATCCCTGCCGATTCGCTTCCTTTTTTAAGGTGGTTAGATATTGGAGGATACGAGAGAAAGATGAAGAAGGTTGCTGAAAAGATCGATCATATAGCCGAAGAGTGGTTGGCTGAACACAAAAAGAGAAAAGTATGCAAAGAGACTCGAACAAGGTATGATTTTATGGAAGTAATGCTTGGTATATATGAGACAGAACAGAAAAATCCTTCAAATTTTGATGCAGATACAGTCATCAAAGCTACATGTATG GCATTGATTTTAGCGGGAGCAGACACCACAGCAGTAACCCTAACATGGGCACTATCATTGCTACTAAACAACAAAGATGTGTTGAAGAAGACTCAAGCTGAACTAGATGCTATGGTCGGTAAAGAACGACAGGTGGAGGAATCAGATCTCAAGAATTTAGTCTACTTGCAAGCAGTTCTTAAAGAGACTTTAAGACTCTACCCTGCAGCGCCTCTATCAGTCCCCCGAGAAGCCATTGCAGACTGCACTGTGAGTGGTTACCATATCCCAGCTGGCACTGAACTCTTTGTTAATCTTTACAAAATTCACAGAGATCCAAAAGTGTGGCAAGATCCTTCTGAGTTCCGTCCAGAAAGGTTTCTTATAACTAGTAAAGATTACGATGAGAGAGGGCAAACTTTTGAATTTATGCCTTTTGGAAGTGGTAGGAGGATTTGTCCTGGTATATCGCTTGCACATCGGGTCATGCAGTTTACACTAGCTAATTTACTCCATGGATTTGAGGTCTCAACTCCATCAG GGactattaggaaaatatttacaCAATATTTTCCTAGTAGGGTCATAGTTGCCTTCCTAAAAGGAAAAAGAGATAATTCAGTTTATACAGATGGTTTGAGCATGCTGAACTGCAATCCATGTAGCCAGACAGTGTTTTGCTATGCTAAT TCGGTATCCCCGGCCGCAATTACACCGGAAAAGGTACCAGCAGAATTTGACATTCTAGTAGTGCTACCCGATGTACTTGCTTCCTTTCTCTTTATTGCCATGGAGAATGATGAATGTGGCGAATTGCGCAAACTTTACAGAGGCAGAGGGATTAGGGCA CATCAGAAATTAGCATACAATTATGCACAGTTGGTTAAGGCAGTGAATGCAGCATTTGAGAGTCTACAACCAAATGCATTGAAGTTTGTATGGATCACTTTACAAGCATGTAAAGTTGAGGTTATTAAGAACTTAGGTGGTATAGACTATCACATTCCACATATGAACAAAACAAAGCTTGCAAGGGAAAGGAGACTTCCACATTATTTGGGGGTACGAAGGGAAATTATTTACGAGGCACTTTGTTATTTGGACAAAAAGGTGGATCAAA CAGCAAACCCTCTTAGAGACGAATACAATGATAGTATAGTTTCCAGCAACAGCATTTTCAAGCTGGGATTCTTCAGCCCTCCAAACACAACGAATCGATATGTAGGCATCTGGTACAACAAATTACCTGCTCTTGATGTCATCTGGGTGGCTAACCGGATGCACCCGCTTAAAGATTCTTCTGGAGTTGTTCAATTCTCCGGTGATGGAAATCTTCAACTACTTGATGGGCTGAATGAAACAGTCTGGTCATCCGTTGTTACTTCCTTGCAAGGAAATACTCGTAATGCTTCGATGGTTGCTCGACTGCTCGATAGTGGGAATCTTGTTTTGCTGCAAGGCAGTGGTCCACCATTATGGCAGAGCTCCGAACACCCGACTGATAGAATCGTGCCAAGTTTGCCTCTAACTACCATAGGTTCAAAAGATATGAGGAAGCTTCTGATCTCGTGGAAGAACCTTTCGAATCCTGCTTATGGGAGGTATACCTTAGGTTTCGACTCTTACACCCTACCAGAACTCATACTTTTAGATGGGGATGTCCCTCGATGGAGAAGTGGTCCTTGGAACGGAAATCTATGCATCGGGATCCCATACAATAATTCTGACAATCCCGATTCTGGATTCTCCCTTCAGACTGACAGAAAAAGTGCAATTTCTGTAACATACACCTACTCACACTCAACCTTGTTGTCAAACTATGAACTCCGTTATGACGGGATGCTTTTCAGGAAAATATGGTTTGATGACCAACAAAAATGGGTGACTCAGTGGAAAGTCCCTGAAACAGAATGTGATCTGTTTGGGAAATGTGGGGTTTTTGGTATCTGCAATCCCAGTAATCCAGTGATTTGTGAGTGTCAGAAGGGGTTTCGACCCAAGAACGAGGAGGCTTGGAAGAAAGGAAACTGGAGCAGCGGGTGTGTGAGGAGTAAACCACTGCAGTGCGGTGTTAGAGGTGGTATACCAGACAAGTTTTACAGGTCAAGCAATGTTAAAAATCCAGCCAAAGCTCATTGGTCATTGGGGTTGGATCAAGATCAATGTAGAGATCAGTGTAGAAAGAACTGTTCTTGCATCGCGTATGCATTTGATTCGGGTGCAGGCTGTATGTCGTGGTACGAGGATTTGGTGGACACCCTAACTCTATCTGTTGGAGGGGTAGAACTTTATATTCGACTTCAACATTCTGAGCTAG ATAAAAGcaggaaaaaaataatagtcaagGCAATAACAATAAGTTTAGCAGGAGCCGTAGTTCTTTTGACCATATGTTATCTGTGCTGGAAGATAGCTAAAGAAAGAG GAAAAAAGCTACTCAAGAAGAAGACATTAAAAGACATATTTGGAGGTGATATTACTCCAGAAAAGTTTGAAGAGCTTCCGCTATTTGAGATCGAAAGACTGCAGATCGCTACGAACTTTTTCCATGAGAGCAATCAACTAGGAAGGGGTGGGTTTGGTTCAGTCTACAAG GGGAAATTAGAAAATGGACAAGATATTGCGGTTAAGAGACTTTCACAAGCTTCGAATCAAGGCACTGAAGAGTTCGTGAATGAGGTGAACGTTATATCTAAACTTCAACATAGAAACCTTGTCAAACTTATGGGTTGTTGTGTGGAAGACGAAGAGAAAATGTTGGTCTACGAATACATGCCTAACAAGAGTTTGGATGCGATTCTTTTTG ATGAACAAAAGCGAGAAATTCTCCCTTGGGCAAACCGATTCAATATTATCGATGGTATATGTCGAGGCCTTCTCTACCTCCATAGGGACTCCAGGTTGAGAATAATTCACAGAGATCTCAAAACAAGCAACATCCTGCTCGATGAAAATCTGAATCCAAAAATTTCAGACTTTGGCATGGCAAGAATTCTTGTAGGAAATGAATATCACGCTGACACAAGAAGGGTAGTCGGAACTTA TGGATATATGCCTCCCGAGTATGCGATGGCAGGGAAGTTTTCAGAAAAAACCGATGTGTTCAGCTTTGGAGTATTGATGTTAGAGATCATAAGTGGCATTAGAAACAGTGAATTCTGGCATCCAGAGGAGTCCTTGACACTACTGGGTTAT GCTTGGAAGGTTTTAAAAGAAGGAAATATTGATCTATTAATTGACAAAACGATAAATGAACCAGGCTTCAAAGATCAGATACTGACTTGTGTCAAAGTAGGACTTCTGTGCGTGCAAGAATCAGCAAAAGACCGGCCTAGCATATCTGCTGTCATACCCATGCTCACAGATCATGCAGAAAATCTTCCAGATCCAAGAAAGCCCGCGTTTATAACAAAGCAGGAAATTTGTTCTGAGATTAGCGCCTCTCATATGAGCTTTGAGGCTTCTTCCATTAATGATGTCTCTATTACTATTATCACCAGTGGCTGGTAG